AATGCTGGCGGACAAAGTTCCGGCTCTTTCCTGGCTCGGATACGGACAGTCTTTTGGGCTGGATGAACCGGTCGTCATGAATCTGGGACTGCTGGTGATCACGTTCGGGCTGACGATAAAGATCACGATCGCAAGCATCATCGGCGTAATAATATCGATTATCATTTACCGCTTCTTATAAGTTTCTCTGCGAAGTGTCATACGAATCTGCTGATAATATGAATCAAACAAATACCATTCGAGAAATTCCTGAGATGGAACGCCCATATGAAAAATGTGAGCGCAGGGGGGCTGGCAGCCTAAGTGATGTAGAGCTGCTGGCTGTATTGTTACGTACAGGCACGAGAGGTGAAAATGCGCTGACGCTGGCACAGAAGATCCTGTATCATACCGGTGAGACGGGGATATTGAGCATCCATCAGTTCAGCATAGAAAGGCTGATGCAGATAAAAGGGATCGGGAAAGTGAAAGCAGTCCAGATATCCTGTATCTCGGAGCTGGCGAAAAGGCTGGCAAAGGCGTGCGCAGGGGAATCTCTCTGTTTTACCAGGCCGGAGACGATAGCCGGTTATTATATGGAGGATCTAAGACATGAGAAGCAGGAACAGATGAAGCTTTTAATGCTGAATTCAAAATCAAAACTCATCGGTGAGACAGATATATCAAAGGGCACGGTCAATGCCTCCCTGATCACACCGAGGGAGTTGTTCATAGAAGCGCTGCAGAAAAACGCGGTTGCGATCATTGTGCTGCACAACCACCCGAGCGGCGACCCCTCACCTAGCAGGGAAGACAGGCTGCTGACGCAGAGAATCCGTGAAGCGGGAGCTTTGATCGGAATTGACCTGTTAGACCACGTCATCATTGGCAATAATTGTTATATGAGTTTCCGGGAGGAGGGCATACTTTAAGAAAGGGCAAAGTCAAATGGCT
This is a stretch of genomic DNA from [Clostridium] hylemonae DSM 15053. It encodes these proteins:
- a CDS encoding DUF4321 domain-containing protein codes for the protein MKGTGSKNAWALFLLILTGIVLGGFIGMLADKVPALSWLGYGQSFGLDEPVVMNLGLLVITFGLTIKITIASIIGVIISIIIYRFL
- the radC gene encoding RadC family protein, translated to MNQTNTIREIPEMERPYEKCERRGAGSLSDVELLAVLLRTGTRGENALTLAQKILYHTGETGILSIHQFSIERLMQIKGIGKVKAVQISCISELAKRLAKACAGESLCFTRPETIAGYYMEDLRHEKQEQMKLLMLNSKSKLIGETDISKGTVNASLITPRELFIEALQKNAVAIIVLHNHPSGDPSPSREDRLLTQRIREAGALIGIDLLDHVIIGNNCYMSFREEGIL